In a genomic window of Sediminispirochaeta bajacaliforniensis DSM 16054:
- the rsgA gene encoding ribosome small subunit-dependent GTPase A: MESTGTILWGANNIFTLYDAVEDLTLRCRIKGKVLERGSLQEYNPLAPGDCVRYERQGNEADEEGIILSREERINAFVRLNQKRNMPQAVAANIDFLVAILSPVTPPFRPRFLDRVLVASGERIPVIIVLNKYDQIEGYEDVAGEAIAAIEKRLDAYEAMGYEIFRTSAVTKKGTDSLKKRIDSHCVAFFGQSGVGKSSLLNTLYPKLELKTGDVSVKYNRGRHTTTLSRAYVIGGSMVIDTPGVREIIPYGIGPEDLGFYYKDFSAYSHLCQFQPCTHREEPGCGVREAVLAGKIHEDRFESYLRLYEELERWKKQLSY; this comes from the coding sequence ATGGAGTCGACGGGAACCATTCTTTGGGGGGCAAACAATATCTTTACCCTCTATGATGCCGTCGAGGATCTTACCTTGCGATGCAGGATTAAAGGCAAAGTCCTGGAACGGGGCAGTTTGCAGGAGTACAACCCCCTTGCCCCGGGGGATTGCGTCCGCTACGAACGGCAAGGTAACGAAGCCGATGAGGAGGGGATCATCCTTTCCAGAGAGGAGCGCATAAATGCCTTTGTCCGGCTCAACCAGAAGCGAAACATGCCGCAGGCAGTTGCCGCAAACATCGATTTTCTTGTTGCAATCCTCTCTCCGGTAACACCGCCGTTCCGTCCTCGCTTTCTTGATCGGGTGCTTGTAGCATCCGGGGAGCGTATACCGGTGATTATCGTGCTTAACAAGTATGATCAAATCGAGGGGTATGAAGATGTTGCCGGAGAGGCCATTGCCGCCATCGAGAAACGGCTTGATGCCTATGAGGCGATGGGGTATGAGATTTTCAGGACCTCTGCAGTTACAAAGAAAGGCACCGATTCGCTAAAAAAAAGGATAGATAGCCATTGCGTTGCTTTTTTCGGCCAATCCGGGGTCGGCAAATCTTCTCTGCTTAATACGCTTTATCCCAAGCTGGAGTTAAAGACAGGAGATGTTTCGGTAAAGTATAATAGAGGGAGACATACGACTACTTTGTCTCGAGCCTATGTCATTGGGGGAAGCATGGTGATTGATACTCCTGGAGTGAGGGAGATCATTCCCTATGGGATCGGGCCGGAAGATCTCGGCTTTTATTACAAGGATTTTTCCGCCTATAGCCACCTCTGCCAATTTCAACCCTGTACGCATCGGGAAGAACCTGGCTGCGGAGTACGGGAGGCTGTGCTTGCCGGAAAGATCCATGAAGATCGCTTTGAAAGCTATCTTCGTCTTTATGAGGAACTTGAACGGTGGAAAAAACAGTTGAGCTATTAG
- a CDS encoding endonuclease MutS2, with amino-acid sequence MEKTVELLEFGKIRKELSARCFSEEGRTLLSGQRILTKRRECESLHDDVAALRVLMEQFRELPALSFPSITDALKELARPGSFVDGEHLYPIALYIQSAAILQDYVQEGSQELFPPQSKAAVFPIHLLELLQRLDPPRELASRIFSVLEADGSVKENHPELRAIRKRLGALRRELMEMSSRYMNESKDLWQNDVPSQKDGRLVLPLKAQRRGAVQGIIHDVSSKGAILYLEPFDILEKNNEVAIQEHELHQVVIKILRELSALVRDRLESLETLIPVIAEIDVLQARSRLSRYYQGIRPVIIEEGIRLKRARHPLLGADAVPIDIELGGSVRSLIISGPNAGGKTVTLKTIGLLVLMHQFGIEIPAAEGSELPVFRAVYADIGDDQSIEASLSTFSGHMRTIADIISLAQAHTLVLLDELGSGTDPAEGSVLAMAILEELIEKDALTVSTSHHGLLKNFGYTRSGAMNASMDFDESSHMPTYRVISGIPGESHAFAIAQRSGMPQALLDRAERYRQESAGEVGTMIRELESQTTRLRHNEQRLNQREKRLREEVRENDLKELRLRRRENELRKEGYRSLDAFMHETRRELENLVRELREGEINRDKTLKVKEFIGTIEERSHNEKELYEKEQKRLSVPEERHQEEVFSDFPLEEGQTVFVSNYQKQGVLIRKEKGDRWLVAIGPMKLPVAEKELRAVEARQQGGRQGVAVSYDAPSAGQRASFVLDLRGMRLQEAIDALIKQIDAALVQGLREFSVIHGTGEGILQRGIHDYLRGHKAVESYEFAHPDDGGAGKTVVRLG; translated from the coding sequence GTGGAAAAAACAGTTGAGCTATTAGAATTCGGCAAAATACGAAAGGAACTTTCAGCCCGTTGTTTTAGTGAAGAGGGACGAACGCTCCTTTCCGGACAGCGTATTCTGACAAAGCGTCGCGAGTGTGAATCGCTCCATGATGATGTAGCTGCCCTACGAGTTCTGATGGAGCAGTTTCGGGAGTTACCCGCTCTCTCTTTTCCCTCAATTACAGATGCCCTTAAAGAGCTTGCCCGACCGGGATCGTTTGTTGATGGAGAACATCTCTATCCCATTGCACTTTATATCCAATCAGCCGCTATCTTGCAGGACTATGTACAAGAGGGGAGTCAGGAGCTTTTCCCCCCCCAGTCGAAGGCGGCGGTGTTTCCCATACATCTGCTCGAGCTATTGCAGCGCCTTGATCCTCCCCGTGAACTTGCTTCCCGTATCTTTTCGGTTTTGGAAGCGGATGGAAGTGTGAAAGAAAATCACCCGGAGCTGCGTGCGATACGAAAGCGTCTTGGCGCTTTACGACGGGAATTAATGGAGATGAGTTCCCGCTACATGAACGAAAGTAAGGATTTATGGCAAAATGATGTTCCAAGCCAGAAGGATGGACGGCTTGTACTTCCTCTGAAGGCGCAGCGGCGCGGGGCGGTACAGGGCATTATTCATGATGTCTCTTCAAAAGGGGCCATCCTCTATCTCGAGCCCTTTGACATTCTTGAAAAAAACAATGAGGTTGCCATCCAGGAACATGAGCTGCATCAGGTTGTTATCAAGATCCTGCGGGAGCTTTCCGCCCTTGTTCGCGACCGCTTGGAGAGCCTTGAGACGCTCATTCCTGTCATCGCAGAGATTGATGTTCTTCAGGCCCGCTCACGTCTTTCCCGCTATTATCAAGGAATTCGTCCTGTGATTATCGAAGAGGGAATCAGGCTGAAACGGGCCAGGCATCCCCTGTTGGGGGCCGATGCGGTTCCTATCGATATCGAACTGGGGGGATCGGTACGTTCTTTAATCATTTCCGGCCCCAATGCCGGGGGAAAAACCGTCACCCTGAAGACCATCGGCCTATTGGTACTGATGCATCAATTCGGAATAGAGATTCCTGCAGCCGAAGGGAGTGAATTACCGGTCTTTCGTGCCGTCTATGCCGATATCGGCGACGATCAGTCGATAGAGGCATCACTTTCTACCTTTTCAGGGCACATGAGGACCATCGCTGATATTATATCGCTTGCTCAGGCCCACACCTTAGTTCTTCTCGACGAATTGGGATCAGGCACCGATCCTGCCGAGGGATCGGTGCTTGCCATGGCGATTCTTGAGGAGCTAATTGAAAAAGATGCCCTGACGGTGTCAACCAGCCACCACGGCTTGTTGAAGAATTTCGGCTATACCCGATCGGGAGCGATGAACGCTTCCATGGATTTCGATGAGTCTTCACACATGCCTACCTACCGTGTGATTTCCGGAATCCCCGGTGAAAGCCACGCCTTTGCGATTGCACAACGCAGCGGCATGCCTCAGGCCCTGCTTGATCGAGCCGAACGCTATCGGCAAGAGTCTGCCGGCGAGGTCGGTACCATGATCAGGGAACTTGAATCTCAAACCACTCGCCTCCGCCATAACGAACAGCGCCTTAATCAGCGTGAGAAACGTCTGCGGGAAGAGGTACGGGAGAACGATCTGAAGGAACTCCGTCTTCGAAGGCGGGAGAACGAACTGCGAAAAGAGGGGTATCGCAGCCTTGATGCCTTCATGCATGAAACTCGACGTGAACTTGAAAACCTTGTTCGCGAGTTGCGTGAAGGGGAGATAAACAGGGATAAAACCCTCAAGGTAAAAGAGTTTATCGGCACGATTGAGGAACGTTCCCACAATGAAAAGGAGCTGTACGAAAAGGAGCAAAAACGTCTTTCGGTGCCCGAAGAGCGGCATCAGGAGGAGGTGTTTTCCGATTTTCCGCTTGAGGAGGGGCAGACAGTGTTTGTCTCAAACTATCAAAAACAGGGTGTACTCATAAGAAAAGAGAAAGGGGATCGTTGGCTTGTTGCGATTGGCCCGATGAAATTGCCTGTTGCGGAAAAAGAGCTTCGGGCCGTTGAGGCTCGGCAGCAAGGGGGACGGCAGGGAGTTGCCGTAAGCTATGATGCCCCATCTGCCGGTCAGAGGGCCTCTTTCGTTCTGGATCTCCGGGGAATGCGACTCCAAGAGGCCATAGACGCTCTTATCAAGCAGATAGATGCGGCGCTTGTTCAGGGCTTGAGGGAGTTTTCCGTGATCCACGGTACCGGTGAAGGGATCTTGCAGCGGGGAATACACGATTACTTGAGAGGCCATAAGGCCGTGGAATCCTACGAATTTGCTCATCCCGACGATGGAGGGGCGGGCAAAACGGTGGTACGACTGGGATGA
- the murI gene encoding glutamate racemase: protein MKNTGPIAFFDSGIGGLPYLQWVRKKLPNFSYRYLADRANFPYGEKSIEELGGLIIGTMERYIERVDPSIVVVACNTASVTALQKLRDTFSVPFVGVVPAIKPAAALSCTHTIGLLATKRTVEDPYTDNLVRLFADGFQVERFAGVDIVDFVENRLLDADPLEIREVLAPAVAFFSEKEVDTLVLGCTHFLHIRDEIVEAFGGRVKIVDSIEGVGRHVIQMVSEYHGGGGGSEFFVSGIEGDVDTYRRFADAYALGWGGVV from the coding sequence ATGAAGAATACCGGCCCGATTGCCTTCTTTGACTCCGGTATCGGAGGATTGCCATACCTTCAGTGGGTACGAAAGAAGCTTCCCAACTTCTCATATCGTTACCTTGCCGATAGGGCGAATTTTCCTTACGGCGAAAAATCCATTGAAGAGCTGGGTGGGCTTATCATAGGCACCATGGAACGCTACATCGAACGTGTCGATCCCTCGATTGTCGTCGTCGCCTGTAATACAGCTTCGGTAACGGCGCTTCAAAAGCTCAGAGATACCTTTTCCGTTCCCTTCGTAGGGGTTGTTCCGGCGATAAAACCTGCCGCCGCTCTTTCTTGTACACATACCATTGGATTACTTGCTACAAAGCGTACCGTGGAGGATCCCTATACCGACAATCTTGTCAGGCTTTTTGCCGATGGTTTTCAGGTCGAACGATTCGCCGGTGTCGATATCGTGGATTTTGTCGAAAACCGTCTCCTTGATGCCGATCCTCTTGAAATTCGTGAGGTTCTTGCCCCTGCTGTTGCCTTTTTTTCGGAAAAAGAGGTTGATACCTTGGTTTTGGGGTGTACCCATTTTCTTCACATCAGGGATGAGATTGTCGAAGCCTTCGGCGGCCGGGTGAAAATCGTCGATTCCATCGAAGGGGTCGGAAGGCACGTTATCCAAATGGTTTCAGAATACCATGGAGGCGGGGGCGGCAGTGAGTTTTTTGTCAGCGGTATTGAAGGGGATGTCGATACATACCGCCGTTTTGCCGATGCCTATGCCCTCGGCTGGGGCGGCGTTGTGTAA
- a CDS encoding pentapeptide repeat-containing protein: MFSNSICSEPGCNSFSATGQTTCLKHSPDRDASTKRCKEILDRERYIKDISFSGIILRELDMREKTLTTCNFSEAYFRNIDFSGSRFRLCFFPFSTFEKCRFTGCNITYTVFAGSTFFDCDFSGSDIIHTNFLGIKAEHTIFDDSDLYYSNFTNAKLSNVTFIDCNLKKADFYATERTGVNFKYSNYEEASFGREAVL; this comes from the coding sequence ATGTTTTCCAATTCCATATGTAGTGAGCCGGGTTGCAACTCTTTCTCGGCTACCGGTCAAACCACCTGTCTGAAGCATAGCCCCGACAGGGACGCAAGCACCAAACGCTGCAAGGAGATTCTCGATCGAGAAAGGTACATAAAAGATATCAGTTTCTCGGGCATCATCCTCCGGGAACTGGATATGAGAGAGAAAACCCTCACCACTTGCAATTTTTCCGAAGCATATTTTCGTAACATTGATTTCAGTGGCTCACGGTTTCGGCTCTGCTTTTTCCCCTTCTCAACCTTTGAGAAATGTCGTTTTACGGGATGCAACATCACCTACACGGTCTTTGCCGGTTCAACCTTCTTTGATTGCGATTTTTCCGGATCCGATATCATCCACACAAATTTTCTGGGGATAAAGGCCGAACATACCATCTTCGACGATTCGGATCTCTACTACTCAAATTTTACCAATGCGAAGCTCAGTAATGTCACCTTCATCGACTGCAATCTGAAAAAGGCCGATTTCTACGCGACCGAGAGAACGGGCGTTAATTTCAAGTAT